The following proteins are co-located in the Osmia lignaria lignaria isolate PbOS001 chromosome 12, iyOsmLign1, whole genome shotgun sequence genome:
- the LOC117602649 gene encoding ADP/ATP translocase 4 isoform X2: protein MKESKNVINDGSQTDLTNQYSRLSAAADFGFSFAISGLLAMVFKTIVAPLERVKLILQTQSSSRQIGTAKRTAYSGFLDALVRIPKEQGFLSLWRGNLLSICRYFPAQAINFSCYDIYYNALLQIIQPWTAYSHNLLPFLSGGAVGVTTCILLFPLNFCNTRISVDLGDDKSVKREFLNLRDCLGKVYKNDGVRGFYEGMSLMASGMFIYRAAYFGIYTISKRIYLNANSSDSTVQTMRTPFLVSLALAELSSFTGTMISYPLETIARQKMLWSGHGLKSYVTTRQMRGYR, encoded by the exons atgaaagaaagtaaaaatgtaataaatgatGGATCACAGACTGACCTTACTAATCAATATAGTCGCTTATCCGCGGCCGCCGATTTTGGATTTTCCTTTGCCATTTCTGGACTCTTGGCGATGGTGTTTAAAACCATAGTCGCACCATTAGAAAGAGTTAAGTTAATTCTACAGACACAGTCGAGTAGCCGTCAAATTGGAACGGCAAAAAGAACCGCTTACTCTGGTTTTCTCGACGCGCTCGTTAGAATACCCAAGGAACAAGGATTTTTATCTTTGTGGCGTGGTAATCTGCTCAGTATATGTCGATACTTTCCAGCGcaagcaattaatttttcctgTTATGATATTTATTACAATGCTTTATTACAA ATTATTCAACCATGGACGGCTTATAGTCATAATCTACTTCCGTTTCTGTCGGGTGGCGCCGTCGGCGTTACGACCTGCATACTTCTCTTCCCCCTGAATTTTTGCAATACCAGAATATCCGTAGATCTCGGAGATGACAAATCGGTCAAAcgagaatttctaaatttaaggGACTGTTTGGGTAAAGTTTACAAAAATGATGGAGTCAGGGGCTTCTACGAAGGGATGTCACTCATGGCATCCGGAATGTTTATTTACAG GGCAGCTTACTTTGGTATCTACACAATCTCTAAACGAATATATTTGAACGCAAACTCGTCAGATTCGACGGTACAAACGATGCGAACGCCATTTTTAGTATCCCTGGCGCTTGCTGAATTATCATCTTTCACTGGAACAATGATTTCTTATCCGCTCGAGACGATAGCTAGACAGAAAATGCTTTGGAGCGGACATGGTTTGAAAAGTTATGTGACAACAAGACAAATG AGGGGTTATCGCTAA
- the LOC117602648 gene encoding uncharacterized protein LOC117602648: MPQNHVVLVQFLQNRSTRHALTKTIYFSRLFKMLDCRGIVLILISSTVVVRGNPKFDDGGFVPSSMVYLEKNGKSQDQIAMPSQVELRSETSTKRGDTESNSIMDRSQDARFGFTNLGTTGSGYGVSTYAPTKIDLGGLLLGAIIGIGSILIIPKLLYVLSGTYGHYARSEDSGITQIMTKLDDVLARHGIDTTSCMQRAVCTYSQQAASSVREGNQLNDDEKVSSFDRMINTVTTNQIFRTAMEGTAIEEAIEAGKNGRSCSRAYPHCGFSMETILSLLSNVIATVSSVNTEITSPTGTGTL, translated from the exons ATGCCACAAAACCACGTTGTTCTCGTTCAGTTTCTTCAAAACCGATCCACACGACACGCCCTTACAAAAACCATCTACTTTTCACGTTTATTCAAG ATGTTGGATTGTCGAGGCATCGTTTTGATCCTGATTTCATCAACAGTGGTTGTCAGGGGGAATCCAAAGTTTGATGATGGAGG GTTCGTCCCGAGTTCAATGGTTTATTTGGAGAAGAACGGAAAATCGCAGGATCAAATAGCCATGCCTTCTCAAGTAGAGCTACGAAGCGAGACGTCGACGAAACGAGGTGACACGGAATCCAACAGTATTATGGATCGCAGCCAGGATGCTCGATTTGGTTTCACGAATCTTGGTACCACAGGAAGT GGTTACGGGGTATCGACTTATGCGCCCACGAAGATAGACTTGGGTGGCCTACTATTAGGCGCCATTATAGGAATAGGTTCCATCCTCATCATTCCTAAATTGCTGTACGTTCTATCTGGAACTTATGGTCATTATGCAAGAA GTGAAGACAGCGGCATCACTCAAATTATGACTAAATTAGATGACGTGTTAGCACGTCATGGAATCGACACTACATCCTGTATGCAACGAGCTGTATGCACGTATTCGCAACAGGCAGCATCGTCCGTCAGAGAAGGGAATCAATTAAACGACGACGAGAAAGTGTCGTCCTTCGATCGCATGATCAACACCGTTACAACGAATCAGATTTTCCGCACCGCTATGGAGGGTACCGCGATAGAAGAAGCTATCGAAGCAGGGAAGAACGGTCGAAGTTGCTCGCGCGCTTATCCCCATTGCGGATTTTCTATGGAGACCATCCTGTCCCTGTTATCAAACGTAATCGCAACTGTCTCCTCGGTTAACACTGAAATCACGAGTCCCACGGGAACTGGAACGTTGTAA
- the LOC117602649 gene encoding ADP/ATP translocase 4 isoform X1 gives MKESKNVINDGSQTDLTNQYSRLSAAADFGFSFAISGLLAMVFKTIVAPLERVKLILQTQSSSRQIGTAKRTAYSGFLDALVRIPKEQGFLSLWRGNLLSICRYFPAQAINFSCYDIYYNALLQIIQPWTAYSHNLLPFLSGGAVGVTTCILLFPLNFCNTRISVDLGDDKSVKREFLNLRDCLGKVYKNDGVRGFYEGMSLMASGMFIYRAAYFGIYTISKRIYLNANSSDSTVQTMRTPFLVSLALAELSSFTGTMISYPLETIARQKMLWSGHGLKSYVTTRQMVGKMSHDWNFNLHF, from the exons atgaaagaaagtaaaaatgtaataaatgatGGATCACAGACTGACCTTACTAATCAATATAGTCGCTTATCCGCGGCCGCCGATTTTGGATTTTCCTTTGCCATTTCTGGACTCTTGGCGATGGTGTTTAAAACCATAGTCGCACCATTAGAAAGAGTTAAGTTAATTCTACAGACACAGTCGAGTAGCCGTCAAATTGGAACGGCAAAAAGAACCGCTTACTCTGGTTTTCTCGACGCGCTCGTTAGAATACCCAAGGAACAAGGATTTTTATCTTTGTGGCGTGGTAATCTGCTCAGTATATGTCGATACTTTCCAGCGcaagcaattaatttttcctgTTATGATATTTATTACAATGCTTTATTACAA ATTATTCAACCATGGACGGCTTATAGTCATAATCTACTTCCGTTTCTGTCGGGTGGCGCCGTCGGCGTTACGACCTGCATACTTCTCTTCCCCCTGAATTTTTGCAATACCAGAATATCCGTAGATCTCGGAGATGACAAATCGGTCAAAcgagaatttctaaatttaaggGACTGTTTGGGTAAAGTTTACAAAAATGATGGAGTCAGGGGCTTCTACGAAGGGATGTCACTCATGGCATCCGGAATGTTTATTTACAG GGCAGCTTACTTTGGTATCTACACAATCTCTAAACGAATATATTTGAACGCAAACTCGTCAGATTCGACGGTACAAACGATGCGAACGCCATTTTTAGTATCCCTGGCGCTTGCTGAATTATCATCTTTCACTGGAACAATGATTTCTTATCCGCTCGAGACGATAGCTAGACAGAAAATGCTTTGGAGCGGACATGGTTTGAAAAGTTATGTGACAACAAGACAAATGGTCGGTAAAATGAGTCATGATTGGAATTTTAaccttcatttttaa
- the Saysd1 gene encoding SAYSVFN motif domain containing 1 yields the protein MSASIMDGVGIKDKIDAYRRQKRKEKMTESIKNAIHNVLPWNRNKTATESPLLPPTNDSEDVQDMESTCSDDSTDQSQCSVLTTVTYLLYFLLWATLYIIAIEFEFGAVYFVLSTLVFIWLNTGSKPKKPGELSAYSVFNPDCKAIEGTLDASQFEREIRYGIGSMH from the exons ATGTCCGCATCTATTATGGATGGGGTTGGTATAAAAGATAAGATAGACGCCTACAGACGTCAAAAACGCAAAGAAAAAATGACGGAATCTATTAAAAATGCTATACATAATGTCTTACCGTGGAATAGAAATAAAACAGCTACGGAATCTCCACTGTTACCGCCCACAAACGACTCAGAG GATGTCCAGGATATGGAAAGCACCTGTTCAGATGACAGTACAGACCAATCGCAATGTTCAGTGTTAACAACAGTAACATATCTACTTTACTTCCTTCTGTGGGCCACTTTATACATAATTgcaattgaatttgaatttggAGCGGTTTATTTTGTTTTATCAACATTGGTATTTATTTGGTTGAATACTGGTTCCAAGCCAAAGAAACCTGGTGAACTTAGCGCATATTCTGTGTTTAATCCAGACTGTAAAGCTATTGAAGGAACTCTTGATGCTTCACAATTTGAAAGGGAAATACGATATGGTATAGGAAGCATGCATTAA
- the LOC117602651 gene encoding uncharacterized protein LOC117602651 isoform X1 — translation MKTTMMCMVTLILCHSEAVDPNADTKTRISRGQSKTFGKHPSNGLISFNSEEEKLRIDWAVTIPFISIPLDHKTGEHGEIPSLLNVNTKPLGLVGLMTTLLTVITPLFSKMHPQHNTHHHYRERSFQLSMFTNVFLIFCLMHAGSEDNVQWFQMGNIINEMIFSNNYMVPCMQQVVCSIVSLATHAENPTGTDKIIDGLSSYKWFKDFTNGTIVDEAIAVGQKGNDCARVYKDCVISPKLLKIMMNEFGIV, via the exons ATGAAGACTACAATGATGTGTATGGTCACTTTGATCCTATGTCATTCTGAAGCGGTTGATCCTAATGCTGATACAAAAACAAGGATCTCCAGAGGTCAGAGTAAAACATTTGGAAAACATCCGAGTAACGGATTGATTTCTTTCAATTCTGAAGAAGAGAAGCTTCGC ATCGACTGGGCCGTAACAATTCCCTTCATTTCAATACCCCTGGATCACAAAACAGGCGAACACGGAGAAATTCCTTCCTTACTCAACGTCAATACAAAACCTCTTGGATTAGTTGGATTGATGACTACTTTACTTACTGTGATCACACCGCTATTTTCCAAAATGCATCCGCAACACAATACACATCACCACTATCGTGAGCGATCCTTTCAGCTATCTATGTttacaaatgtatttttaatcTTTTGTCTAATGCATGCAGGTTCCGAGGACAACGTGCAATGGTTCCAAATGGGTAACATCATCAACGAGATgattttcagtaacaattacaTGGTCCCCTGTATGCAACAAGTTGTTTGCTCTATCGTTTCGCTGGCTACTCACGCAGAGAACCCAACAGGCACCGATAAAATAATCGACGGTCTGTCAAG TTACAAATGGTTCAAAGATTTCACAAATGGCACAATTGTTGATGAAGCTATAGCAGTCGGTCAGAAAGGAAACGATTGCGCACGCGTTTACAAGGACTGTGTAATATCACCGAAACTTTTGAAAATCATGATGAACGAGTTTGGTATAGTGTGA
- the LOC117602637 gene encoding L-asparaginase isoform X2, with protein MTMDDWIRIANDIKQSYEHFDGFVVLHGTDTLSYTASALSFMLESLGKIVILTGSQVPIFDTRSDGLDNFLSSLVIAANYNIPEVCVYFGTNLMRGNRTSKVSASSFDAFHSPNCPSLAKANIKVEVDYRAIFRSCTLEKFYVHASLNRNVGLLRIFPSITTHLVKAFLQPPIEGVVLQSYGAGNVPTNREDIIKELSAATKRGIIIVNITQCTTGCVSDTYEPGKLLEDAGVISGFDMTPEAALTKLAYVLSKKEWDNETKRQMMQTNLRGELTAGRSPSLQDLDLVEAVARSLKLSSTAELQELGSILFPAMLNAAVLGRDVVKLEALKEYGADISQRNADGRTALHIACCEGYLKVVRCLLRMGANVHIKDRFDRTPLTDAIEYDHHEVIKVLMQCGAHLHGSAHVIGEKMCAAAAVGNVKRLESYHLANADLSQKDFSGRTPLHLAALHNKVQAVKFLLEHGAETGSVDKINQSPYNLAVTVDSVEAASLLLPSDASNPSDKVTQLIGANTEARLTNP; from the exons ATGACAATGGACGATTGGATTCGTATCGCCAACGATATCAAG caATCCTATGAACATTTCGACGGTTTCGTCGTTTTACACGGAACGGACACGTTAAGTTACACCGCGTCTGCCTTGTCATTCATGCTCGAATCTCTAGGCAAGATAGTTATTTTAACCGGCTCCCAGGTACCGATCTTCGACACGAGAAGCGACGGCCTGGATAATTTCTTGTCGTCTCTAGTAATAGCCGCGAATTATAACATACCGGAAGTCTGCGTATACTTCGGGACAAATCTGATGAGAGGTAATCGTACGAGCAAAGTATCGGCATCGTCGTTCGATGCGTTTCATTCGCCGAATTGTCCTTCTCTGGCGAAGGCTAACATCAAAGTGGAAG TGGACTATCGAGCAATATTTCGCTCCTGCACCCTGGAGAAATTCTACGTCCATGCATCACTGAACAGGAACGTCGGCTTGCTTCGTATATTTCCTAGCATAACCACGCACCTGGTGAAAGCATTTCTGCAACCCCCGATCGAAGGTGTCGTCTTACAATCGTACGGAGCAGGAAACGTGCCGACGAACCGGGAGGACATAATTAAAGAACTGAGCGCGGCTACGAAACGCGGTATAATCATCGTCAATATCACGCAATGCACGACCGGTTGCGTATCAGACACGTACGAGCCTGGAAAATTACTGGAGGATGCTG GTGTAATATCCGGCTTTGACATGACACCTGAGGCTGCATTGACCAAGCTCGCGTACGTATTATCAAAAAAGGAATGGGATAATGAAACGAAGCGTCAAATGATGCAAACGAATTTGCGCGGAGAGTTAACCGCTGGACGATCACCGTCCCTTCAGGATCTGGATCTCGTCGAGGCGGTCGCGAGATCTTTGAAGCTCTCTTCTACGGCAGAGCTTCAGGAATTAGGCTCCATACTTTTCCCTGCAATGTTAAACGCTGCTGTACTTGGTCGAGACGTAGTCAAACTCGAAGCATTAAAGGAATAC GGCGCAGATATCTCCCAGCGAAACGCAGACGGTCGCACCGCGTTGCATATCGCTTGCTGCGAAGGATATCTGAAAGTCGTGCGTTGCTTGCTGCGAATGGGTGCGAATGTGCATATCAAGGATCGTTTCGACCGTACACCTCTTACAGACGCTATCGAATACGACCATCACGAG GTCATTAAGGTGCTGATGCAGTGCGGCGCCCACTTGCACGGAAGTGCGCACGTGATAGGAGAAAAGATGTGCGCCGCAGCTGCTGTTGGAAACGTGAAACGTCTCGAGTCTTATCACTTAGCCAACGCGGATCTTTCTCAGAAAGATTTCTCTGGAAGAACACCGTTGCATCTTGCAGCTCTGCACAATAAAGTGCAAGCTGTCAAATTCTTATTGGAACACGGCGCAGAAACGGGCAGCGTTGACAAAATAAATCAATCTCCGTATAACTTAGCTGTAACTGTAGATTCCGTCGAAGCAGCCTCGTTGTTGTTACCTTCTGATGCATCGAATCCATCGGACAAG GTGACTCAACTAATTGGAGCGAACACAGAAGCTCGTCTGACGAATCCTTGA
- the LOC117602636 gene encoding transmembrane protein 8B, producing the protein MRDSVAVFTLSWILFAIQPGLCGKLERIAQQPNNVLDDYHAYRHISIVHFNIPDSTVRAAFKFIVKEEKTGGIGKCAAKNVSLFLKSGSLPFVRPDGSKIAARLMKGRRGYYSLDMESNGDEYRIEIEAPSPGDWYAIAFRSWSDPDNGKITQQGLGASCDTVLDAELLVESALVVLPMDPKGEHKVHMNKSIDSAVMQLFMPDEFIDTSLLLKSSCGEECKIVVHVTADDHLAGTILNSTNASVFFKPYSDALHYVTLRLLSGESSDVVLQLIDDTPLDSSQVNTVDLMRRSLPDFFLFDYEHLKENSTKPSAFNLTADTLSVLSFEIGRVYDVGGTLTVGFKLVEEKEKKNVVVAVCISLGYYSNITAGGGCSRMGNTTAADIYVNSTGPSTLNAPFPEPGVWHVTLKAFCLEENCLCIRNCINETACDDCDCMGPCDARVESRISSSPCIEGRCNSRGKCMHYMSGGFVFAACHCTGAYRGFDCADDAYVLSNSDIIVRVLLLTFSNLAFIGSIYVAVRREYFTEAIVYAAVMFFSTFYHACEAGEDVYSVCIMRLSVLQFCDFFNALLSIWVTLVAMASFGPKLTAFCQITGAVVLAMSAEMDRTALWVFLLPAVSGFALIGFSWGLRCRRRGTVRYPSRPYRSIYFPAGLLLVSLGLVCYAFLQTRKNYYIVHSLWHVCVAIGVILLLPKRQYMK; encoded by the exons ATGCGAGACAGCGTAGCGGTCTTTACACTATCATGGATCCTTTTTGCGATACAACCAGGACTATGCGGCAAACTGGAGCGAATTGCTCAACAACCGAACAACGTCCTCGACGATTACCACGCCTACCGTCATATTTCGATCGTCCACTTCAATATACCGGACTCCACTGTCAGGGCTGCGTTCAA GTTCATtgtaaaagaagagaaaactGGAGGAATAGGTAAATGCGCGGCAAAGAACGTCTCTCTGTTTCTAAAATCCGGTAGCCTGCCGTTTGTCCGGCCGGATGGATCGAAGATAGCGGCGAGGCTGATGAAAGGAAGACGCGGGTATTATTCCTTGGATATGGAAAGCAACGGTGACGAGTATAGGATTGAAATTGAAGCACCTTCGCCGGGTGATTGGTACGCCATTGCTTTTCGATCCTGGAGCGATCCTGACAATGGGAAAATCACTCAGCAAG GTCTCGGTGCGTCCTGCGACACGGTGCTAGATGCTGAACTACTCGTGGAGTCTGCCTTAGTAGTATTACCGATGGATCCGAAAGGAGAGCACAAGGTGCACATGAACAAAAGCATAGATTCCGCGGTGATGCAGCTGTTCATGCCCGACGAATTCATAGATACCAGTCTCCTCTTGAAATCCAGCTGCGGAGAAGAATGTAAAATAGTGGTACACGTGACTGCCGATGATCATCTCGCAGGAACTATCCTAAATTCAACGAATGCCAGCGTGTTCTTTAAGCCTTACTCGGACGCCCTTCACTACGTGACCCTTCGTTTGCTCTCCGGAGAATCGTCAGACGTGGTCCTACAATTGATCGATGACACACCTCTTGATTCGAGTCAAGTGAACACGGTGGACTTGATGAGGAGATCCTTGCCAGACTTCTTCCTCTTCGACTACGAGCATTTGAAAGAGAATAGCACGAAACCTTCGGCGTTCAACCTCACCGCGGATACCTTGTCCGTCCTCAGTTTTGAGATTGGCCGAGTGTACGACGTCGGTGGAACGTTGACCGTAGGGTTCAAGCTGGTCgaagagaaggagaagaagaacgtTGTTGTAGCCGTGTGTATTTCATTAG GTTACTACTCGAACATCACTGCCGGTGGAGGGTGCTCTCGTATGGGGAACACAACTGCGGCTGACATTTATGTGAACAGTACAGGGCCATCCACCCTTAACGCACCGTTTCCAGAGCCAGGTGTATGGCATGTTACCTTGAAGGCATTTTGCTTAGAAGAGAATTGTCTCTGCATCAGAAATTGTATAAACGAGACCGCGTGCGATGATTGCGACTGCATGGGTCCTTGCGACGCCAGGGTCGAGAGCCGCATCTCCTCCTCGCCGTGCATCGAGGGTCGCTGCAATTCGAGAGGAAAGTGCATGCACTACATGAGCGGAGGCTTCGTGTTCGCCGCGTGTCATTGTACAGGCGCTTACCGAGGATTCGACTGCGCGGACGATGCTTACGTCCTCAGCAATAGCGACATCATCGTCCGTGTCCTGTTGCTGACGTTCAGCAACCTGGCGTTCATCGGCTCGATATACGTTGCCGTGCGCAGGGAATATTTTACAGAGGCTATTGTTTACGCGGCCGTGATGTTCTTCTCCACGTTCTATCACGCCTGCGAGGCTGGGGAGGACGTTTACAGCGTGTGCATAATGAGATTAAGCGTGTTGCAGTTCTGTGACTTCTTCAACGCCCTCCTGTCCATCTGGGTGACCCTGGTGGCGATGGCCTCCTTTGGACCAAAGCTTACCGCATTTTGTCAAATAACCGGCGCCGTTGTTCTCGCCATGAGCGCTGAAATGGACCGCACAGCCCTCTGGGTGTTCCTTTTGCCAGCTGTAAGCGGCTTCGCTTTGATCGGATTCTCTTGGGGCTTGAGGTGCAGGAGGAGAGGCACCGTTCGTTATCCATCACGTCCTTATAG AAGTATTTATTTTCCGGCTGGTCTCCTTCTAGTCTCCCTCGGTCTGGTCTGCTACGCGTTCCTACAAACGCGAAAGAATTACTACATCGTTCACAGTCTCTGGCACGTGTGCGTCGCCATAGGAGTCATATTACTTTTACCTAAGCGACAGTACATGAAATGA
- the LOC117602651 gene encoding uncharacterized protein LOC117602651 isoform X2, with translation MKTTMMCMVTLILCHSEAVDPNADTKTRISRGQSKTFGKHPSNGLISFNSEEEKLRIDWAVTIPFISIPLDHKTGEHGEIPSLLNVNTKPLGLVGLMTTLLTVITPLFSKMHPQHNTHHHYRSEDNVQWFQMGNIINEMIFSNNYMVPCMQQVVCSIVSLATHAENPTGTDKIIDGLSSYKWFKDFTNGTIVDEAIAVGQKGNDCARVYKDCVISPKLLKIMMNEFGIV, from the exons ATGAAGACTACAATGATGTGTATGGTCACTTTGATCCTATGTCATTCTGAAGCGGTTGATCCTAATGCTGATACAAAAACAAGGATCTCCAGAGGTCAGAGTAAAACATTTGGAAAACATCCGAGTAACGGATTGATTTCTTTCAATTCTGAAGAAGAGAAGCTTCGC ATCGACTGGGCCGTAACAATTCCCTTCATTTCAATACCCCTGGATCACAAAACAGGCGAACACGGAGAAATTCCTTCCTTACTCAACGTCAATACAAAACCTCTTGGATTAGTTGGATTGATGACTACTTTACTTACTGTGATCACACCGCTATTTTCCAAAATGCATCCGCAACACAATACACATCACCACTATC GTTCCGAGGACAACGTGCAATGGTTCCAAATGGGTAACATCATCAACGAGATgattttcagtaacaattacaTGGTCCCCTGTATGCAACAAGTTGTTTGCTCTATCGTTTCGCTGGCTACTCACGCAGAGAACCCAACAGGCACCGATAAAATAATCGACGGTCTGTCAAG TTACAAATGGTTCAAAGATTTCACAAATGGCACAATTGTTGATGAAGCTATAGCAGTCGGTCAGAAAGGAAACGATTGCGCACGCGTTTACAAGGACTGTGTAATATCACCGAAACTTTTGAAAATCATGATGAACGAGTTTGGTATAGTGTGA
- the LOC117602637 gene encoding L-asparaginase isoform X1 has protein sequence MSQVPVNVPPNNNHVSNNKGSEMEHLRNHSSGRLATESVRDGRVLVLYTGGTIGMIRNENGVLVPKSNAFVKKLRNYPHMHDKEYADERFGSMGPLVLPVTSTDSRRVVYNVLEYSPLCDSSNMTMDDWIRIANDIKQSYEHFDGFVVLHGTDTLSYTASALSFMLESLGKIVILTGSQVPIFDTRSDGLDNFLSSLVIAANYNIPEVCVYFGTNLMRGNRTSKVSASSFDAFHSPNCPSLAKANIKVEVDYRAIFRSCTLEKFYVHASLNRNVGLLRIFPSITTHLVKAFLQPPIEGVVLQSYGAGNVPTNREDIIKELSAATKRGIIIVNITQCTTGCVSDTYEPGKLLEDAGVISGFDMTPEAALTKLAYVLSKKEWDNETKRQMMQTNLRGELTAGRSPSLQDLDLVEAVARSLKLSSTAELQELGSILFPAMLNAAVLGRDVVKLEALKEYGADISQRNADGRTALHIACCEGYLKVVRCLLRMGANVHIKDRFDRTPLTDAIEYDHHEVIKVLMQCGAHLHGSAHVIGEKMCAAAAVGNVKRLESYHLANADLSQKDFSGRTPLHLAALHNKVQAVKFLLEHGAETGSVDKINQSPYNLAVTVDSVEAASLLLPSDASNPSDKVTQLIGANTEARLTNP, from the exons ATGTCACAGGTACCTGTAAACGTGCCACCCAATAACAACCATGTCTCAAACAATAAGGGAAGTGAAATGGAACATTTGAGGAACCATAGCTCTGGTCGTTTGGCCACCGAGAGTGTTAGGGATGGTCGCGTGTTGGTCCTTTACACTGGTGGCACGATTGGGATGATCAGAAACGAGAATGGAG TTCTTGTACCTAAGTCGAACGCTTTCGTGAAGAAATTGCGCAACTATCCTCACATGCATGATAAAGAGTACGCGGATGAACGTTTCGGATCTATGGGACCGTTAGTACTCCC ggtGACATCGACGGATAGTCGACGCGTTGTGTATAACGTATTGGAATATTCGCCGCTTTGCGACTCCAGTAACATGACAATGGACGATTGGATTCGTATCGCCAACGATATCAAG caATCCTATGAACATTTCGACGGTTTCGTCGTTTTACACGGAACGGACACGTTAAGTTACACCGCGTCTGCCTTGTCATTCATGCTCGAATCTCTAGGCAAGATAGTTATTTTAACCGGCTCCCAGGTACCGATCTTCGACACGAGAAGCGACGGCCTGGATAATTTCTTGTCGTCTCTAGTAATAGCCGCGAATTATAACATACCGGAAGTCTGCGTATACTTCGGGACAAATCTGATGAGAGGTAATCGTACGAGCAAAGTATCGGCATCGTCGTTCGATGCGTTTCATTCGCCGAATTGTCCTTCTCTGGCGAAGGCTAACATCAAAGTGGAAG TGGACTATCGAGCAATATTTCGCTCCTGCACCCTGGAGAAATTCTACGTCCATGCATCACTGAACAGGAACGTCGGCTTGCTTCGTATATTTCCTAGCATAACCACGCACCTGGTGAAAGCATTTCTGCAACCCCCGATCGAAGGTGTCGTCTTACAATCGTACGGAGCAGGAAACGTGCCGACGAACCGGGAGGACATAATTAAAGAACTGAGCGCGGCTACGAAACGCGGTATAATCATCGTCAATATCACGCAATGCACGACCGGTTGCGTATCAGACACGTACGAGCCTGGAAAATTACTGGAGGATGCTG GTGTAATATCCGGCTTTGACATGACACCTGAGGCTGCATTGACCAAGCTCGCGTACGTATTATCAAAAAAGGAATGGGATAATGAAACGAAGCGTCAAATGATGCAAACGAATTTGCGCGGAGAGTTAACCGCTGGACGATCACCGTCCCTTCAGGATCTGGATCTCGTCGAGGCGGTCGCGAGATCTTTGAAGCTCTCTTCTACGGCAGAGCTTCAGGAATTAGGCTCCATACTTTTCCCTGCAATGTTAAACGCTGCTGTACTTGGTCGAGACGTAGTCAAACTCGAAGCATTAAAGGAATAC GGCGCAGATATCTCCCAGCGAAACGCAGACGGTCGCACCGCGTTGCATATCGCTTGCTGCGAAGGATATCTGAAAGTCGTGCGTTGCTTGCTGCGAATGGGTGCGAATGTGCATATCAAGGATCGTTTCGACCGTACACCTCTTACAGACGCTATCGAATACGACCATCACGAG GTCATTAAGGTGCTGATGCAGTGCGGCGCCCACTTGCACGGAAGTGCGCACGTGATAGGAGAAAAGATGTGCGCCGCAGCTGCTGTTGGAAACGTGAAACGTCTCGAGTCTTATCACTTAGCCAACGCGGATCTTTCTCAGAAAGATTTCTCTGGAAGAACACCGTTGCATCTTGCAGCTCTGCACAATAAAGTGCAAGCTGTCAAATTCTTATTGGAACACGGCGCAGAAACGGGCAGCGTTGACAAAATAAATCAATCTCCGTATAACTTAGCTGTAACTGTAGATTCCGTCGAAGCAGCCTCGTTGTTGTTACCTTCTGATGCATCGAATCCATCGGACAAG GTGACTCAACTAATTGGAGCGAACACAGAAGCTCGTCTGACGAATCCTTGA